One segment of Streptosporangium brasiliense DNA contains the following:
- a CDS encoding UDP-N-acetylglucosamine--N-acetylmuramyl-(pentapeptide) pyrophosphoryl-undecaprenol N-acetylglucosamine transferase encodes MNAGDHRPLRMLVTGGGTGGHTYPALTTVAAVREQAAARGLDLDVLWVGTATGLEARIAVEHGIPFQAIKAGKLRRSPSPRELLTNLADMFRIPVGVMQAFGVAARYRPDVVLSTGGYVCVPLGVASRMLGRPLVMHEQITALGLANRILARFATRIALTHPSSVEHLPAPARERAVVTGNPVRPHLLNGNAPSGRWHFRFSPELPLVYVTGGAQGSRQINTMVEAVLPALLTRAQVLHQCGPGWIDQFTRTAAGLPAELAGRYQPVPYVGDELAHVYAAADIVVSRSGAGTIAELTAVGKPSVLIPLVPSAGDEQRQNARYLAEAGAARALLETGPDAGQLLAELDALLADPQARVTMAKAARSLGRLDAAAALAQLILQEAGAGGF; translated from the coding sequence ACGCCGGAGACCACCGCCCCCTGCGGATGCTCGTCACGGGAGGGGGGACCGGCGGGCACACCTATCCCGCGCTGACCACCGTCGCGGCCGTCCGCGAGCAGGCCGCCGCCCGCGGGCTCGATCTCGACGTGCTCTGGGTGGGCACCGCCACCGGCCTGGAGGCCCGCATCGCCGTCGAGCACGGCATCCCGTTCCAGGCGATCAAGGCGGGCAAGTTGCGGCGCTCGCCCAGCCCGCGCGAGCTGCTCACCAACCTCGCCGACATGTTCCGGATCCCGGTCGGGGTCATGCAGGCGTTCGGCGTCGCCGCCCGCTACCGCCCCGACGTGGTGCTGTCCACCGGAGGGTATGTGTGCGTGCCGCTGGGGGTCGCCTCCCGGATGCTCGGCCGCCCGCTGGTGATGCACGAGCAGATCACCGCGCTCGGCCTGGCCAACCGCATCCTGGCGCGGTTCGCCACCCGGATCGCGCTCACCCACCCGTCGTCGGTCGAGCACCTGCCCGCCCCGGCGCGCGAGCGGGCCGTGGTCACCGGCAACCCCGTCCGGCCCCACCTGCTGAACGGCAACGCCCCCTCCGGCCGGTGGCACTTCCGCTTCTCACCCGAGCTGCCCCTCGTCTACGTCACCGGCGGCGCCCAGGGGAGCCGGCAGATCAACACCATGGTCGAGGCGGTCCTGCCCGCGCTGCTCACCCGGGCGCAGGTGCTCCACCAGTGCGGTCCCGGCTGGATCGACCAGTTCACGCGGACCGCGGCCGGCCTGCCCGCCGAGCTCGCCGGGCGCTACCAGCCGGTGCCCTACGTCGGCGACGAACTGGCCCACGTGTACGCCGCCGCCGACATCGTGGTCTCCCGCAGCGGCGCGGGCACCATCGCCGAGCTGACCGCCGTCGGCAAGCCGTCCGTGCTGATCCCCCTGGTCCCGTCGGCGGGGGACGAGCAGCGTCAGAACGCCCGCTACCTGGCCGAGGCGGGGGCGGCCCGGGCGCTGCTGGAGACCGGTCCCGACGCCGGCCAACTCCTCGCCGAGCTCGACGCCCTGCTGGCCGACCCGCAGGCCCGCGTCACCATGGCCAAGGCCGCCAGGTCGCTCGGCCGTCTCGACGCCGCCGCCGCCCTGGCCCAGCTGATCCTCCAGGAGGCGGGCGCCGGCGGTTTCTGA
- a CDS encoding DUF488 domain-containing protein yields the protein MGDIVISRVYDAEPAEGAVFLVDGMWPRGVRKEDLKLDGWVRDLAPSAELRRWFGHRPERFEEFRLRYRQELDHAPDAVRPLLEAARRGPLTLVYAAKDTEHNNAVVLRDYLRDRLAAPA from the coding sequence ATGGGGGACATCGTCATCAGCCGGGTATACGACGCCGAGCCCGCCGAGGGGGCGGTGTTCCTCGTCGACGGGATGTGGCCGCGCGGCGTCCGCAAGGAGGATCTCAAGCTCGACGGGTGGGTCCGCGACCTCGCCCCCTCCGCCGAGCTGCGCCGCTGGTTCGGGCACCGACCGGAGCGCTTCGAGGAGTTCCGCCTCCGTTACCGGCAGGAGCTGGACCACGCCCCGGACGCCGTGCGCCCGCTGCTGGAGGCCGCCCGCCGGGGGCCGCTCACGCTCGTCTACGCGGCGAAGGACACCGAGCACAACAACGCCGTGGTGCTGCGGGACTACCTGCGGGACCGGCTCGCGGCGCCCGCCTAA